A single Pseudomonas putida DNA region contains:
- a CDS encoding hydroxymethylglutaryl-CoA lyase has product MKRLYLQEVATRDGFQNEATFIDTADKIAMVDALSRCGFAKIEVTSFTSPKAIPALRDAEAVMHGIRRQPGVEYTVLVPNVRGAERALGCGIDEANLVMSVSEPHNRSNLRMTREQSFAQLREVIEVIGNSRVAVNVSLSTVFGCPMQGDVKEDEVLGWIDRFAQLGVRGVTLCDTTGMAFPSQVQQLSARVLARFPQLQVTLHFHDTRGMALANTLAALQAGVDRFDASLGGLGGCPYAPGASGNVCTEDLLHMLTLMGYDTAVDLDQVLAASARLPGLVGHATPSQVLKAGKRLDLHPIPQHVQTLSRQVVSTLTEATQ; this is encoded by the coding sequence ATGAAACGCCTGTACCTGCAGGAAGTCGCCACCCGCGACGGCTTCCAGAACGAAGCCACGTTCATCGACACCGCCGACAAGATCGCCATGGTCGATGCCCTGAGCCGCTGCGGCTTCGCCAAGATCGAGGTCACCTCGTTCACTTCGCCCAAGGCGATCCCGGCGCTGCGCGATGCCGAAGCGGTCATGCACGGCATCCGCCGCCAGCCCGGTGTGGAATACACCGTGCTGGTGCCCAATGTGCGTGGCGCGGAACGCGCCTTGGGCTGTGGCATCGACGAGGCCAACCTGGTGATGTCGGTCAGCGAACCGCACAACCGCTCCAACCTGCGCATGACCCGCGAGCAGTCGTTCGCCCAGCTGCGCGAAGTGATCGAGGTGATCGGCAACAGCCGCGTCGCGGTGAACGTTTCGCTGTCCACGGTGTTCGGCTGCCCGATGCAAGGTGACGTCAAGGAAGACGAAGTGCTCGGCTGGATTGACCGTTTCGCACAACTGGGCGTGCGCGGGGTGACCCTGTGCGACACCACGGGCATGGCCTTCCCGTCACAGGTGCAGCAGTTGAGTGCGCGCGTGCTGGCGCGCTTTCCCCAGTTGCAGGTCACCCTGCACTTCCACGACACCCGCGGCATGGCCCTGGCCAATACCCTGGCGGCACTGCAAGCCGGGGTCGACCGCTTCGACGCCTCACTCGGCGGCCTTGGCGGTTGCCCGTATGCGCCCGGGGCCAGCGGCAACGTCTGCACCGAAGACCTGTTGCACATGCTGACCCTGATGGGCTATGACACCGCAGTAGACCTGGACCAGGTACTGGCCGCGTCGGCGCGCCTGCCCGGCCTGGTCGGCCACGCCACGCCGAGCCAGGTGCTCAAGGCCGGCAAGCGCCTGGACTTGCACCCGATCCCGCAACACGTGCAGACCCTGAGCAGGCAAGTCGTCTCGACCCTCACGGAGGCCACCCAATGA
- a CDS encoding CaiB/BaiF CoA transferase family protein: MTLPLQGIKVVEMGQLIAGPFAAKMLAEFGAEVIKIEPPATGDPLRKWRLLHGGTSVWWAAQSRNKQSVTLDLRQPEAREVARQLIAEADVLIENFRPGTLENWGLGWDELHALNPKLVMLRVSGYGQTGPYRDRPGFGVIGEAMGGLRHLSGEPGRTPVRVGVSLGDSLSALHGVIGVLLALRHREQHGGQGQQVDVALYESVFNMMESLLPEYSVFQTVRQPAGSSLPGIAPTNAYRCQDGKYALIAGNGDSIYRRLMEKIDRLDLANDPALAHNDGRVLHVARIDAAISAWTAERPLDDVLAALNDARIPAGKIYDAQDIANDPHYQARGMLLEARLGDGTPVTLPGIVPKLQATPGQVRSPAPTLGEHTDRVLEAHGIDATTRELWRSRGII, translated from the coding sequence ATGACCCTGCCGTTGCAAGGCATCAAGGTAGTCGAGATGGGCCAGCTGATCGCCGGGCCATTCGCTGCGAAGATGCTCGCCGAGTTCGGCGCCGAAGTGATCAAGATCGAACCGCCCGCCACGGGCGACCCCCTGCGCAAATGGCGCCTGCTGCACGGCGGCACGTCGGTGTGGTGGGCCGCACAGTCGCGCAACAAGCAATCGGTCACCCTCGACCTGCGCCAGCCCGAAGCGCGCGAGGTGGCCAGGCAGTTGATTGCAGAGGCCGACGTGCTCATCGAAAACTTCCGCCCCGGCACCCTGGAAAACTGGGGCCTGGGCTGGGACGAACTGCACGCCCTCAACCCGAAGCTGGTGATGTTGCGAGTGTCCGGCTACGGCCAGACCGGCCCCTACCGCGACCGCCCAGGTTTTGGTGTGATCGGCGAAGCCATGGGCGGCCTGCGCCACCTGTCCGGGGAGCCTGGGCGCACACCGGTGCGGGTCGGCGTGTCCCTCGGTGATTCGCTGTCGGCCTTGCACGGCGTGATCGGCGTGCTCCTGGCCCTGCGCCACCGCGAGCAGCATGGCGGCCAGGGCCAGCAGGTGGATGTGGCGCTGTACGAGTCGGTGTTCAACATGATGGAAAGCCTGCTGCCCGAATACTCGGTGTTCCAGACTGTACGCCAGCCGGCCGGCAGCAGCCTGCCGGGCATCGCACCGACCAACGCCTACCGCTGCCAGGACGGCAAGTACGCGCTGATCGCCGGCAACGGCGACAGCATCTACCGCCGCCTGATGGAAAAGATCGACCGCCTCGACCTGGCCAATGACCCGGCGCTCGCGCACAACGACGGCCGCGTGCTGCACGTGGCGCGCATCGACGCAGCCATCTCGGCTTGGACGGCCGAGCGCCCGCTCGATGACGTGCTGGCGGCGCTGAACGATGCGCGCATCCCCGCCGGCAAGATCTACGACGCCCAGGACATCGCCAACGACCCGCACTACCAGGCCCGCGGCATGCTGCTCGAGGCCCGGCTCGGCGACGGCACGCCGGTGACCCTGCCCGGCATCGTGCCCAAGTTGCAGGCCACACCTGGCCAGGTCCGCAGCCCGGCACCAACACTCGGTGAACACACCGATCGCGTACTCGAAGCCCATGGCATCGACGCCACCACCCGCGAGCTGTGGCGCAGCCGCGGCATCATCTGA
- a CDS encoding LysR family transcriptional regulator: protein MNLLHVDLLSLRLLLLVADTRNLTQAARLANMSLSAASKRLAELERQTECALLERLPRGVELTAAGLGIAEHARHILDGVNRMACDANDFAAGVRGHVRLTANTSAVIQFLPQDLAHYLASNPHVRIGMDEALSDDIVQALQHGTADIGIFADNVAAEGIHKRCYRRDQLVLLVPSGHALAGHGRIRLAQALDYEFVALNQGSSLLRRVSEAALADGKLLKVRIQVSSFDGICRMIEAGLGIGVLPLASVRAELLGQQLQAIVLEDQWALRTLYVGVAEQASLSPEATRLFEYLGSLDGGDQPLMAG from the coding sequence ATGAACCTGTTGCATGTGGACTTGCTGTCGTTGCGCCTGCTGTTGCTGGTGGCCGATACGCGCAACCTGACCCAGGCGGCGCGGTTGGCCAATATGTCGCTGTCGGCCGCCAGCAAGCGCCTGGCCGAGCTTGAACGGCAGACCGAATGCGCGCTGCTCGAACGCTTGCCCCGCGGCGTCGAACTCACGGCGGCGGGGCTTGGCATTGCCGAACATGCCCGGCACATCCTCGATGGGGTCAACCGCATGGCCTGCGATGCCAATGACTTTGCCGCAGGTGTGCGCGGCCATGTGCGGCTCACGGCCAATACCTCGGCCGTGATCCAGTTCCTGCCGCAGGACCTGGCCCATTACCTGGCCAGCAACCCCCATGTGCGCATCGGTATGGACGAAGCCCTCAGTGATGACATCGTGCAGGCGCTGCAGCACGGCACGGCGGATATCGGCATCTTCGCCGACAACGTGGCCGCCGAGGGCATTCACAAGCGCTGTTACCGCCGCGACCAGTTGGTGCTGCTGGTGCCGAGCGGGCATGCCCTGGCCGGCCATGGGCGGATTCGCCTGGCCCAGGCGCTGGATTACGAGTTCGTGGCGTTGAACCAGGGCAGTTCACTGCTGCGCCGGGTCAGCGAGGCGGCGCTGGCCGATGGCAAGCTGCTCAAGGTGCGGATTCAGGTCAGCAGCTTCGATGGTATCTGCCGGATGATCGAGGCGGGGCTGGGGATTGGCGTGCTGCCACTGGCGTCGGTGCGAGCGGAGCTGCTGGGGCAGCAGTTGCAGGCCATCGTGCTGGAGGACCAGTGGGCGCTGCGTACGCTGTATGTCGGGGTGGCCGAGCAGGCGAGCCTTTCGCCTGAGGCAACCCGGTTGTTCGAATACCTGGGCTCGCTCGACGGGGGCGATCAGCCTTTGATGGCGGGTTGA
- a CDS encoding VIT1/CCC1 transporter family protein: protein MSGRLLEPVDRITEVMFGLLMATTFTGSLSVATAGREDARLMLIAAFGCNLAWGLADAVIYLLRTWTERTRSRTLLARLLADENGREGRQLIADALPARIGEVVDEHGLELLRVHLLRNGRQPMPARLGLQDFKAALATFLLVVLATFPLVIPFLLIAHTGTAIRVSNLVALAMLFLAGWLLARYSGGRGVLTGVAMTLVGVALILAIIALGG from the coding sequence ATGAGTGGACGTTTACTGGAACCCGTCGATCGCATTACCGAAGTGATGTTCGGCCTGTTGATGGCCACGACCTTCACCGGTTCGCTGAGCGTGGCCACGGCCGGGCGGGAAGATGCCCGCCTGATGCTGATCGCGGCCTTTGGCTGCAACCTGGCCTGGGGCCTGGCCGATGCGGTGATTTACCTGCTGCGCACCTGGACCGAGCGGACCCGCAGCCGCACCTTGCTGGCCCGGCTGCTCGCCGACGAGAACGGGCGCGAGGGGCGCCAGCTGATTGCCGACGCGCTACCGGCACGCATTGGCGAGGTGGTGGATGAACACGGCCTGGAATTGCTCAGGGTCCACCTGCTGCGCAACGGCCGGCAACCGATGCCCGCGCGCCTTGGCCTGCAGGACTTCAAGGCGGCACTGGCGACCTTCTTGCTGGTGGTGCTGGCGACCTTCCCGCTGGTCATCCCGTTCCTGTTGATCGCACACACCGGCACCGCCATTCGGGTTTCCAACCTTGTCGCCCTGGCGATGCTGTTCCTGGCCGGCTGGCTGTTGGCGCGCTACTCCGGCGGCCGCGGGGTGCTGACTGGCGTGGCCATGACGCTGGTCGGGGTCGCGCTGATTCTGGCCATCATTGCCTTGGGTGGCTGA
- a CDS encoding DUF3300 domain-containing protein, protein MRMPLLCVLSVVLCLDAAASMALAEDLPAPDPAPAEARQAVFNQEQLDQMLAPIALYPDPLLAQVLMASTYPGEVTEAVAWSKANPKAQGDDAVKQVAKQTWDPSVQSLVAFPQVLVVLGQDPVWVQRLGDAFLAQPDDVMAGVQRLRHQAQAAGNLTSNQYQNVTVQAAPAAAPAPAPASSGGAQSAPASSSSTSTIIIQPADPQVVYVPTYNPTTTYGTWAYPASPPVYYPPSPMYYAGTALMAGLAFGAGVAIIDSVWGDCDWNNGDVDIDVNRYNNINRNNRITNNQNKWQHNPAHRDGVPYRDNRSRQQFGRQLDGANQRAAFRGDDTQRAQARDRARSSMDRAGIERPATSNREARDSARQARAEGGVGNRMQGANNNARPADRRAEPRTTRDNTRDHQQARNQVNQRRQGEGQARQAVQNRTGNTAGRARNNAFDGVRSPSRTTAQANRGRTSQSFAQRPGTSRAAGHQISRPSAPARRGGGGGRR, encoded by the coding sequence ATGCGCATGCCATTGTTATGCGTCTTGTCGGTGGTGTTGTGCCTTGACGCTGCAGCCAGCATGGCGCTGGCCGAGGACCTGCCAGCACCCGACCCGGCGCCTGCCGAAGCCAGGCAGGCAGTGTTCAACCAGGAACAGCTCGACCAGATGCTCGCGCCGATCGCCTTGTATCCAGACCCGCTGCTGGCTCAGGTGCTGATGGCGTCGACCTACCCGGGTGAGGTGACCGAGGCTGTGGCCTGGTCCAAGGCCAATCCCAAGGCCCAGGGCGATGATGCGGTCAAACAGGTGGCCAAGCAGACCTGGGACCCGAGCGTGCAGTCGCTGGTGGCGTTCCCGCAGGTGCTGGTGGTGCTCGGCCAGGACCCGGTCTGGGTCCAGCGGCTGGGCGACGCCTTCCTGGCGCAACCCGATGACGTGATGGCGGGCGTCCAGCGGCTGCGCCATCAGGCACAGGCGGCCGGCAACCTGACCAGCAACCAGTACCAGAACGTCACGGTGCAGGCTGCGCCCGCAGCGGCGCCTGCCCCGGCCCCGGCCAGCTCGGGCGGGGCGCAGAGCGCGCCAGCCAGCAGTTCGTCGACCAGCACCATCATCATCCAGCCGGCCGACCCGCAGGTGGTGTACGTGCCTACCTACAACCCGACCACCACCTATGGCACCTGGGCCTATCCTGCCTCGCCGCCGGTGTACTACCCGCCGTCGCCGATGTACTACGCGGGCACCGCACTGATGGCCGGGCTGGCCTTCGGCGCTGGCGTGGCGATCATCGACTCGGTGTGGGGTGATTGCGACTGGAACAACGGCGATGTCGATATCGACGTCAACCGCTACAACAACATCAACCGCAACAACCGCATCACCAACAACCAGAACAAGTGGCAGCACAACCCCGCCCACCGTGATGGCGTGCCCTACCGCGACAACCGCAGCCGCCAGCAATTCGGCCGCCAGCTTGACGGGGCCAACCAGCGCGCGGCGTTCCGCGGCGACGATACCCAGCGTGCCCAGGCCCGTGATCGCGCCCGCAGCTCGATGGACCGCGCAGGCATCGAGCGCCCGGCTACCAGCAACCGCGAAGCCCGTGACAGTGCACGCCAGGCCCGCGCCGAGGGCGGCGTGGGCAACCGCATGCAAGGCGCCAACAACAACGCGCGCCCTGCCGACCGCCGTGCGGAGCCACGCACGACGCGTGACAACACCCGCGATCACCAGCAGGCGCGCAACCAGGTCAACCAGCGGCGCCAGGGTGAAGGCCAGGCCCGTCAGGCCGTACAGAACCGCACCGGTAACACGGCAGGCCGGGCACGCAACAACGCCTTCGACGGTGTGCGCTCGCCGTCGCGTACCACGGCGCAGGCCAACCGCGGCCGTACCAGTCAGTCGTTTGCCCAGCGGCCCGGCACCTCGCGGGCGGCCGGGCATCAGATTTCCCGCCCCAGTGCGCCGGCGCGTCGCGGTGGTGGAGGTGGCCGTCGATGA
- a CDS encoding DUF2950 domain-containing protein, whose translation MNNKTTIAALLMGLGMAWSNLAAAQEAFPTPEQAVESFVQALGVEHADEARLAQLLGDDWRTYIPREGVQRSDVDAFLEQYKAGHQIDKQGDSKAILAVGPEHWTLPIPLTKAASGWRFDLKAGSAEIRARRIGRNELAALQSVLAYHDAQMDYASQDRNGNGALEYAQQIFSTPGKHDGLFWEDEEGGEISPLGPLFGKDVVGDAWYGYHFRILDAQGPSAPGGAYSYLIGNQMSRGFALIAWPAKYDDTGVMSFMISHDGQVFEKDLGPQSDKIAKAMKRFDPDDSWKEVDVNASE comes from the coding sequence ATGAACAACAAGACAACCATTGCGGCGTTGCTGATGGGCCTGGGCATGGCCTGGAGCAACCTGGCCGCCGCGCAGGAAGCATTCCCGACGCCGGAGCAGGCGGTCGAGTCGTTCGTCCAGGCGCTGGGCGTCGAGCACGCCGACGAAGCGCGCCTGGCGCAGTTGCTCGGTGATGACTGGCGCACCTACATTCCACGCGAAGGCGTGCAGCGCAGCGACGTCGATGCTTTCCTCGAGCAGTACAAGGCCGGGCATCAGATCGACAAGCAGGGCGACAGCAAGGCCATCCTCGCCGTGGGCCCCGAACACTGGACCTTGCCCATTCCGCTGACCAAGGCCGCCAGCGGCTGGCGCTTCGACCTCAAGGCCGGCAGTGCCGAAATTCGCGCCCGGCGCATCGGCCGCAACGAACTGGCCGCCTTGCAGTCGGTGCTCGCCTATCACGACGCGCAGATGGACTACGCCTCGCAGGACCGCAACGGCAACGGCGCCCTGGAGTATGCCCAGCAGATCTTCAGCACCCCCGGCAAGCACGACGGCTTGTTCTGGGAGGACGAAGAGGGCGGTGAGATCAGCCCGTTGGGGCCGCTGTTCGGCAAGGACGTGGTGGGGGACGCCTGGTACGGCTACCACTTCCGCATCCTCGATGCCCAGGGCCCGTCAGCACCGGGCGGCGCCTACAGCTACCTGATCGGCAACCAGATGAGCCGCGGTTTCGCCCTGATTGCCTGGCCGGCGAAGTATGACGACACCGGCGTGATGAGCTTCATGATCAGCCATGATGGGCAGGTGTTCGAGAAGGACCTGGGGCCGCAGAGCGACAAGATTGCCAAAGCCATGAAGCGCTTCGACCCGGACGACAGCTGGAAGGAGGTAGACGTCAACGCCAGCGAATGA
- the codB gene encoding cytosine permease has translation MSSPTEFPLCEAPVSSRKGLLPIAMVLFSFTFFTGTMFAGGKLGMAFNFVDMLWVAAIGNTLLALYAAALAFIASRSGLNTVLMGRFCFGEAGSRLSDFILGFAELGWYAWGTATVAIVLVKLLGLAGGFTVPLMVLFGLGFSITAIIGFKGLDLLSRVSVPLMFALLLVSMYIATGDAGGFAGLAAVVPHETMTFSAAVTMVFGTFASGATQATNWTRLSRSGRVAVMASIVAFLLGNGLMVVAGAWCAMVYQQADIVEVMMLQGLSFAAVVMLCLNLWTIQGPTIYNVSAAACHLLRSERRRTATLVAAAVGIVLAIGGMYEMLIPFLVLLGSIIPPVGGVIMADFWYRHRGKYPALASVQLPRYNFMGLGAYALGAVLAYASPWVAPLVGIGASALCYIIMLELRGRGRALGQAGTEP, from the coding sequence ATGAGCTCACCTACCGAATTCCCGCTATGCGAAGCCCCAGTGTCATCGCGCAAGGGGCTGCTGCCCATCGCGATGGTGCTGTTCAGCTTTACCTTCTTCACCGGCACCATGTTTGCCGGCGGCAAGCTGGGCATGGCCTTCAACTTCGTCGACATGCTGTGGGTGGCCGCCATCGGCAATACGCTGCTGGCGCTGTATGCCGCAGCCTTGGCCTTCATCGCTTCGCGCAGCGGGTTGAATACCGTGCTGATGGGGCGCTTCTGTTTCGGCGAGGCGGGTAGCCGGCTTTCCGACTTCATCCTGGGTTTCGCCGAACTGGGCTGGTACGCCTGGGGCACCGCGACCGTGGCGATCGTGCTGGTCAAGCTGCTGGGCCTGGCGGGCGGTTTCACGGTGCCGTTGATGGTGCTGTTCGGCCTGGGCTTCAGCATCACCGCGATCATCGGTTTCAAGGGCCTGGACCTGCTGTCGCGGGTGTCGGTGCCGCTGATGTTCGCGCTGCTGCTGGTATCGATGTACATCGCCACCGGCGATGCCGGCGGCTTTGCCGGCCTGGCAGCGGTGGTACCGCATGAAACCATGACCTTCTCGGCAGCGGTGACCATGGTCTTTGGCACCTTCGCCAGCGGCGCCACCCAGGCGACCAACTGGACCCGGCTGTCGCGCAGCGGGCGGGTGGCGGTAATGGCCAGCATCGTCGCTTTCTTGCTCGGCAACGGCCTGATGGTGGTGGCCGGGGCCTGGTGCGCGATGGTCTATCAGCAGGCCGACATCGTCGAAGTGATGATGCTGCAAGGGCTGTCGTTTGCGGCGGTGGTGATGCTCTGCCTGAACCTCTGGACCATCCAGGGGCCGACCATCTACAACGTGTCGGCAGCCGCCTGCCACTTGCTGCGCAGCGAGCGTCGCCGCACCGCCACGCTGGTCGCGGCAGCGGTGGGCATCGTGCTGGCGATCGGCGGCATGTATGAAATGCTGATTCCGTTCCTGGTGCTGCTGGGTTCGATCATTCCGCCGGTGGGCGGGGTGATCATGGCCGATTTCTGGTACCGCCACCGTGGCAAGTACCCGGCGCTGGCTTCGGTGCAACTGCCGCGCTACAACTTCATGGGGCTGGGGGCCTACGCGCTGGGTGCAGTGCTGGCCTACGCCTCGCCGTGGGTCGCGCCGCTGGTGGGCATTGGTGCCTCGGCCCTGTGCTACATCATCATGCTTGAACTGCGTGGCCGCGGCCGGGCGCTGGGCCAGGCGGGCACCGAGCCGTGA
- a CDS encoding PucR family transcriptional regulator: MSLALEEILHLPGLQEMTVRAGARNLQRRVRWPYVAENEGIAEWVMGGELVFVTGINHPRGEANLLSLVEDGEAVGIAGMVILTGGAFIQAIPLAVIARAEQLGLPLIEQPYALKMVVVTHLIGTALVQMNQVRRSRNDILGQLLSGDYPSLAIARQRAAHLELALDEPRRVVALRLLHVEQLFERHGLAQGERLWQAIRQALEDQLEAWCRKRPGTVTAQLPGDLQVLLLADAADLPATLAALHRQLSAAVGELALYMGLSSLAGDCAHYRQALSEARQALEVAQHLHPANGFCDFSELGVLRLLQGIVDRSLIDDFVAQTLGPLITPGRKQPHVLVHTLDALLKENGNGLKAAQRLGLHRNTINQRIQRIEQLSGQSLDDPLFRMNASVAMLVWRMNEDQGKG; this comes from the coding sequence GTGAGCCTGGCGCTGGAAGAGATATTGCACCTGCCGGGCCTGCAGGAGATGACCGTGCGTGCCGGTGCGCGCAACCTGCAGCGGCGGGTGCGCTGGCCGTACGTAGCGGAAAACGAAGGTATCGCCGAGTGGGTGATGGGGGGCGAGCTGGTGTTCGTCACCGGGATCAACCACCCCCGTGGCGAGGCCAACTTGCTGAGCCTGGTCGAAGACGGCGAGGCGGTGGGGATTGCCGGGATGGTGATCCTTACCGGCGGCGCCTTCATCCAGGCCATTCCGCTGGCAGTGATCGCCCGCGCCGAGCAACTGGGCCTGCCGTTGATCGAGCAGCCCTATGCCCTGAAGATGGTGGTGGTCACCCACCTGATCGGCACCGCCCTGGTACAGATGAACCAGGTACGCCGGTCACGCAACGACATCCTCGGCCAGTTGCTCAGCGGCGACTATCCAAGCCTGGCCATCGCCCGCCAGCGCGCAGCGCACCTTGAGCTGGCACTGGATGAGCCGCGTCGCGTGGTGGCGCTGCGCCTGCTGCACGTCGAGCAGTTGTTCGAGCGCCATGGCCTGGCCCAGGGCGAGCGCCTCTGGCAAGCTATCCGGCAGGCCCTGGAGGACCAGCTCGAAGCCTGGTGCCGCAAACGGCCGGGGACGGTGACGGCGCAGTTGCCGGGCGACCTGCAGGTGTTGCTGCTGGCGGATGCCGCCGACCTGCCGGCAACCCTGGCCGCGCTGCATCGGCAGTTGAGCGCGGCCGTCGGGGAGCTGGCCCTGTACATGGGCCTGTCGAGCCTGGCCGGCGACTGTGCGCACTACCGCCAAGCGCTCAGCGAGGCGCGCCAGGCCCTTGAGGTGGCGCAGCACCTGCACCCGGCCAACGGCTTCTGCGATTTCAGCGAACTGGGTGTATTGCGCCTGCTGCAAGGCATCGTCGACCGCTCGCTGATCGACGACTTCGTCGCCCAGACCCTCGGCCCGCTGATCACCCCCGGGCGCAAACAGCCGCATGTGCTGGTACACACCCTCGACGCCCTGCTCAAGGAAAACGGCAACGGGCTCAAGGCAGCCCAGCGCCTGGGCCTGCATCGCAACACCATCAACCAACGTATCCAACGCATCGAACAACTGAGCGGGCAATCCCTCGACGACCCGCTGTTTCGCATGAACGCTTCCGTCGCCATGCTGGTATGGCGCATGAACGAAGACCAAGGTAAGGGGTAA
- the codA gene encoding cytosine deaminase: MNIINARLRGKSGLFRIELEGERIAAITSQADVAAPGHPDDLDAQQNLVVAPFVEPHIHLDATLTAGEPKWNMSGTLFEGIERWAERKEITTHDDIKTRATKTIGMLVDHGIQHVRTHVDVTDPKLTALKAMVEVREEVRHLVDLQIVAFPQEGIESYANGRALMTEAVAMGADVVGGIPHFENTRDQGVSSIKFLMDLAERTGCLVDVHCDETDDPQSRFLEVLAEEARVRGMGARVTASHTVAMGSYDNAYCYKLFRLLKMSGINFVSCPTESIHLQGRYDGYPKRRGLTRVAEIDRAGMNVCFGQDSIVDPWYPLGNGNILRILEAGLHICHMLGYEDLQRSLDLITDNSARTLNLGERYGIEVGRPANLLLLSAPDDYEMVRSQGHALVSVRNGKVLMRRTPAQVERFA; the protein is encoded by the coding sequence ATGAACATCATCAACGCCCGCCTGCGTGGCAAAAGCGGCCTGTTCCGCATCGAGCTGGAAGGCGAGCGCATCGCTGCCATCACGTCACAGGCCGACGTGGCCGCCCCGGGCCATCCGGATGACCTGGATGCCCAGCAGAACCTGGTGGTGGCGCCCTTCGTCGAGCCGCACATCCACCTGGACGCCACCCTCACGGCGGGCGAGCCGAAGTGGAACATGAGCGGCACCTTGTTCGAAGGCATCGAACGCTGGGCCGAGCGCAAGGAAATCACCACCCACGACGACATCAAGACCCGCGCCACCAAGACCATCGGCATGCTGGTCGACCATGGCATCCAGCACGTGCGCACCCATGTCGACGTCACCGACCCCAAGCTCACCGCGCTCAAGGCCATGGTCGAAGTGCGCGAGGAGGTGCGCCATCTGGTCGACCTGCAGATCGTCGCCTTCCCCCAGGAAGGCATCGAGTCCTACGCCAATGGGCGGGCACTGATGACCGAAGCGGTGGCCATGGGCGCCGATGTGGTCGGCGGCATCCCGCATTTCGAAAACACCCGCGACCAGGGCGTGTCGTCGATCAAGTTCCTGATGGACCTGGCCGAGCGCACCGGCTGCCTGGTGGACGTGCATTGCGATGAAACCGACGACCCGCAGTCGCGCTTCCTCGAAGTACTGGCCGAAGAGGCGCGGGTGCGTGGCATGGGTGCGCGGGTCACGGCCAGCCACACCGTGGCCATGGGTTCCTACGATAACGCCTACTGCTACAAGCTGTTCCGCCTGCTGAAGATGTCGGGGATCAACTTCGTCTCGTGCCCCACCGAAAGCATCCACCTGCAAGGGCGCTACGATGGTTACCCCAAGCGCCGCGGCTTGACCCGTGTGGCCGAGATCGACCGTGCCGGGATGAACGTGTGCTTTGGCCAGGATTCCATCGTCGACCCGTGGTACCCGCTGGGCAACGGCAACATCCTGCGCATTCTCGAGGCCGGGCTGCACATCTGCCACATGCTCGGCTACGAAGACCTGCAGCGCAGCCTGGACCTGATCACCGACAACAGCGCCCGCACCCTCAACCTCGGCGAGCGCTATGGCATCGAAGTCGGGCGGCCGGCCAACCTGCTGCTGCTGTCGGCACCGGATGACTACGAAATGGTCCGCAGCCAGGGCCATGCGCTGGTCTCGGTGCGCAACGGCAAGGTGCTGATGCGCCGTACGCCGGCGCAGGTCGAGCGCTTTGCCTGA
- a CDS encoding M20/M25/M40 family metallo-hydrolase, whose amino-acid sequence MPARSSVQSPAVVTVGMLQGGSAPNIVPESVDMAGTIRTYDPGVRAQVAADVKLTSEKIAESAGATAKVSIVPAYDVTMNDAQLAARMAPVLGRAAHGKVATSPLVGASEDFSFFAGQVPALYFYLGVTPQGQDPAKAAPNHNPRFFVDESALIVGARALSGVIVDFLTQQAGKQ is encoded by the coding sequence ATGCCTGCTAGATCTTCTGTACAGTCGCCGGCGGTGGTGACCGTGGGTATGCTGCAGGGCGGCAGCGCGCCGAACATCGTGCCGGAAAGCGTCGACATGGCCGGCACCATCCGCACCTACGACCCTGGCGTGCGCGCGCAGGTGGCCGCAGATGTGAAGCTGACCTCCGAGAAAATCGCCGAGAGCGCCGGGGCTACGGCCAAGGTGTCGATCGTGCCGGCCTACGATGTGACGATGAACGACGCGCAACTGGCCGCACGCATGGCGCCGGTGCTCGGCCGCGCGGCCCATGGCAAGGTCGCGACATCGCCGCTGGTGGGGGCGTCGGAGGACTTCTCGTTCTTTGCCGGGCAGGTGCCGGCGTTGTACTTCTACCTCGGGGTCACGCCGCAAGGGCAGGACCCGGCCAAGGCCGCGCCCAACCACAACCCGCGCTTCTTCGTGGATGAAAGCGCGCTGATCGTGGGGGCGCGGGCGTTGTCGGGCGTGATCGTGGACTTCCTGACGCAGCAGGCTGGCAAGCAGTAG